CCAGATAAGTTTCTACTTACAGGGGAGACCACATCTGACACCCAGCTGTGTGGGTCACGGGCTGCAAAAGCAGCTGCTGGTCATAAATCACTCCAGCCGGAGGAGTTCTGGCACTTCTTCTGTCAGCCGTGAAACAAAGACGTAGAGGTAGAGGCGGGGACGGGAGGgggcgaggggaggggggctaCAGCCGACCTGACGAACAACAGCAGAACCGTCCGACACCTTTGTCACGGGGGTACCTGCTATTTGAAAAGTCTACTGTAAGCGGTTTATTAAAGCCACCGAGGGAGTCATGCAAATGGCGAGTCGAGAGGTGCTGCGGCGCGGTATGTAAGCAATTATCCTTAAACAGGCCTCGCCGATTGTCAGCGCGAGGTCAGAGGACAGACGACCCCTTGCCGAGTTACTGTAGCCGAGGAAATGCAAATAATtcgcttgacttttttttctttccccccccaaacatATGCGGTCAATTAATCTGACAAATTATCCTGGATATTGCTTCCCTCctttcaaatgactttttgtttttctgcaaaATTAGATTCTTAGATTGTGATATAAGAACAGATTATAAAAGAACTAGATTACGCAATGACGTAAGAAGATGATAAAAGTGCaacaaaatgaccaaattcGCTATTTGAGCACAAGTCCAAAAATTCAATAACCACGTTTTCCGTGCATCTGCGGGAGTGTTGTAATTCAACACCTGCTTTGCCCTCAAAGCCGCCGCCGTGTTTATACTTCAGCCCACACACAGCTGGCCCACGATGGAGATTTGGATAATAAATTGGGTCTTATTATATGAGGCGCCAAATCACCGGCAACGGATGAGATAAAAGCAACGTGAATGGGGTGGGACTGCAGGGGATGGATGAGTGTGAAGAGATTTGACTTCGAAATCGGTCTTGGCaatgaaggggggaaaaaaccttTACCTGAACGTAAATCTACGCGTCAATTTCTCATAAGGTTATCAGTAAAAAAGGTCCAGTTGccgatgataaaaaaaaaattaaaattgtgtcaacacacaccaaaaaaaaaggataaaatGATCACAGGAGAGCGAAAGGCTAGAGAGAACTTCGTTGGCCTTCTCGGCGTGCGATCGATAGCAGTGTAATGAGCCTGGTATTAGCTGGGGTGATGAGGGACCCGACCAGGAcagaaggaggggggggcttGCAGGGTCAGACTCCGATTCCAACAGCAAACAACACCTGAGAAGGCCGATGACACATTTCAGAAGCGGACTGATTCTGTGATTTATATGCTCAATACAAAAACATCTAAGACCGATTAAATTTTCCATCGGCGAGTGAAACTACGAACGAAAGCGAGCAAAACCGACCCTAATCCTGACTGAGAATAGGAAAGCACTCAGCGTTGCGGCTGCCTTTTGATACAGATTGGCAAACAATGGCTTCTGCCACTCTCCTAAATCCACTACCCACCAGCAATTTGTATGAGAATGACAGAGATTGTCTTCGGATGCTCGCAAGAGGAcgagaaggggagggggggggggggggggggcggagtaGGGGAGAAGTAGGGGGGTGGATCACCATCAGGTACACTCAAAAGCAATCTGTTGCCTCGTCAATGGGCTCATTCTGTTGGAGTGCCGTGTGCGCCATGACCAAAGTCAGCAACCGGCCACAGACTAGCGGGGGGACGCCCGGGTCCTTTCATTGGAGGGATCAAAGTAGGGATAGAGAGAGATGGGCCCCATCGCTTTGTGCTTTCGTGTCTCCCAAAACAAACTCTTGTCGGCTGAAGGTGGTCTCGATTTTTTAGAGCAGATGGTCCAGAAAGGTGCCAACGGGGGACGGCGGCAAGCTCCAGAACATGTCGTTGAAGATATAAAACTGAAATTTCGAAAGACCGACAAACCACTTCCTCTCGGGTGAATCGACACTTTCTTCATCCGAGCTACCCCGTGCTATGCTAATGGCATGCTAATCAGAGTTAACGCCGTCATAGGGTCCGATACTCCAGATGAATGTATCTGTCACATGTTCACGTTCCCATTAGCATAAATCAGGTTCACGCTGCCTTTGTAATTAGTGTTTTCATGTGAATGCTAATACGATATGTTGATTAGATCGGCCTACGAGAATGGAAATGACTCGCCGGCCTCAAACAGCACCCACCTTCGCGTCAAACTATTAATACGTGCGGCGGccggaaaaaaatgactgatgCTGAAATATAATAGCTGAAGCATTAATCAGATTTCTGAGGTGTTTCTTAATCATGCAGTTATTTTTTCATCAAAGAGCTAATTGAAAAAGGACTTTTTGAACCGCCGGTGTGTGTTACTGTTGATTTATGAACACTAATTCTGTCTATCTGAAGAGTTGGGTGGAATTAGTGTTTGGTGGTCACTCCAGAGATGActgttggggggaaaaaaaacagatatcCTTAGCCTAAGATTTTAACCTTACTGgaagaaaattaaattttatttgtaatcatTTACACGGTTCTTCAATTGGAcctttttaaaactttgtcatGTGAATCTTTACACGGATGCTGCTATTGCTCATTTTTTTAcggagatattttttttataaaatatgcCTGATATTGTTtactgtctacatgtgttgcttcaCCGTTTGTCTTCAGGTTTGAGGTTTTTGATTATGGACATAGCAATAGAATTTTACGttctgttagcattaagctagcacaGAAACTTGGATTCACTGTGACATAAATAACACCACTGGATTTCTTTCCTTAGCATTTTGGCCCAGTGACAGAAATCACAAGCCtctctataaaaaaaaaaaaaaaaaaaagttgactttAAGGGGGTCCGGTAACATACAAGGTCCCACCTATGCCCCCACTAATCAAACAGTGAGCATGCTGGCATACAAACTACACCTGTGTAACTTTGATGGCGGACGCCACAGGTGCAGCAAAAATCAGGCCGAAAAGTGGTTTTGGGCTCTCCCCGGGGACCTCCTTCGCACCCCTGACATGCCGCATTCCCCTCAGACTGGCGACCCTCCGTGATGGACGGCAACCTCCATGCCTATAAGCCAACGCCAaaacctcccccccccccccccccactgtcaggacaaaaaaaatggtttttgGGATGAAGGAATTTGCTAAAAGGGATGGAAGCGCTTACAAGTTCTTGGCTAATAGTGTCTGATTCCGAGTGGGGACTGACTGATTGAGAaggccaaaaaagaaaatcacaccTCGGGGGTGACTAAATTTGTTTTCAGTCTAGCAAGTACTGGTGTTAGTTCCCTGCCTTCAACCTGATTCTTTGGTAATTTACGAGGCCTGACCTGTGAATCCAAACATCTCGGAACACACGGTCCCCCTCGTGGGAATTTAAAGCAGtctttcaattgtttttgggGCAGCTTAGGCAAGTTCCAAAGTGGGAAGAAAATTATGTCATCGGAAAATACCAGCGGCACGGAATATTAAATCGAAAGTGCTGACGAGcgcaagtaaaaaaacattttattctaCTAAATTCTACGTTCCAAAAAATCAACTGTACAGATTCTGCTTTTTACTAGCGAGCGACGGTATTCTGTAAAgaatttccttttttcctccAATCCCATTAGGGAGAGGACTTCGCCTCACGCGGCTTCTCCCGGCAGAGCGAAAAGCCGAATGAGAGATAGTCAAACAAGAGGCCAGTAATTTGCGCTGTGTTTTTAAGTTATTCCAGCTCCTGGCAGCCCGGCAACGGCTGACCCCTCTTCCCCTCCCGTCTGCTAAGAGGCCTACGGGGAGGAATCAGCCCAAATTATCTTTTATTGATCCAGAGACGCAGGTGAATACAAAGCAGGCCTCGTCTCTCCCCTCCGTTTTTATCATACCATCCCTCCCCTTTGCCTGCCTTGCAGCGGGAGccgctataaaaaaaataaacagctttttatgtaAGAGGGACGATTCCAAGCGACACCACGCGCCATTGTATCAGCGTTGATTTACTGTTTGGACCGGGCCCGCTTTGATTAGAGCTCGTCTTTCATTGCTAACCGAGCGGAAGGCGATGGCGAGCGTCTGTTTTTCTGCCTTCAATCCGCCGTTGTCCTTTCGCCCCGGCATACAAATCACTGTGGCGGCGGCGCGAGCTACTCCATTAGCTCCAAGTCGCTGTTAAATCAATGCGTGACTTATCAAATGAAATTGGGGATTATGAGGTAATCACCTAGCAAATGTTGCCGAAATTGTAATTATCTCTAGTCGACGCATCTCAAAGAGAGTAAGTCGTTAAATGGAGGCTATGTCTCTTTGGTAAAGTCTTGTTTGTATCATTTAATAGTGCTCAGCCATAAAATGGACACCCTGAAACATTATTGCActgaaaaaaaggacattaaGGTTGCCGGtgtttaaatgatttttttttttttatattcttatCAAACAGCTTGTATTCATTCAATACTTTCAAAGAAgtcaattttcaaaatatatcaTTTCTGTTAGTAAATAGTTCGGGGGACACCTGCCAAGTGTAAAAGTGCAACACTGCCCCCAAGTGGACACACTAGAAGGTTACATCACACAGCCACAAATACAACTTCATTTAGTTGCTTCATCAAATCATCAGATATGCTCTTCAGTAGTTTTATGCATTgcatcaaagtcaagtcataggaaaaacaaatattttaatcttCTATGCATCTGGACCTGAACCAGAATTTTGTAACtatgaggcagatgtgctaaccattAGCACCACATGCACTTTCCATGATCTTCTCATGACTGAATCTACTGGCGCGAACAAAAGCGTGCAAACATTCCAAAGCGGCGACCTCAGACATAAAACCAAAAGGTGCGAGCGCGAGAAGCATCTCCACCGGCTTCAGTCTTGGACTCATCTGGGTCACACTTTGTCACCTCTGCGAGTGTCACTGCTCGCACCGCTAGGCTCGGTCACAGAGTTCACTGGAGCGGGCCGTCACTCAAATGATCTCAATCTTAAATACACTGAAGTTTTCAAGAATGATCATCTAAGAGCTTCATGTAAGTTCTGCTAATGACAATCGAGACAAAACTATGTTCACACACTAGTAAATAGAAATGCGGGGGTTTATTTAGAGGTATGGTATTCGTCCCCAGAGGTCAAACAAGGGGCCGGAGAGTGTGGAGTGGGGGGTCCGGGCACCCTTAGGTGTGTCTTGCTCACACCTTCCTAATTTACACCCACCCTTGAGCAGCATGTGCCGCAAGGGTGAGAATGGTGCAAAGTCCACTCGGGGTCTCAATGTCACGCTGGGATTGAGTCAATGCTCACTATTTGTAATTTTTCATTGAGCCAAGAAGTGGCAAAAAGAatgatcaacaaaaaaaaaaaaattaacagagCTTGACACAAGTGCATTAAAAGGCTAAAGGTTCATCAGCCAGGGCATCAGTGCTTGGTTTTATATTTAACTGCGGAGGTTTCACACCCAAGTAGGTGACAGTGCTGATAGCATTAAAAGTCTGACACCCAAGCCTGGGAAAGTTCCAGGCAGGCAGTTTTAAGTTGAAGAGGTTATCAGAGCatcatgatttaaaaatgttgagcCACCGGTCGCTTTCATTTGCACCTTTTAGCTTGATACGCTTGCAGCCTTGAAACTAAGCGGCAAGTTAAATTGGGGATTTAACGTCACGCATTTGagagaaaatacaaatatattctaaatgtatttatattcagACGTAAATCCGGAATCAACCGTACACTACTGAGTGAAAAGGCCTTAAAAGTTTGTGgacccaaaataaacaaccGACGGGCCCGATGCAGCCCGGGAGCCACAGATTGAAATTCGGTTTTTATCTTGAAACAGACAAAgttctattctattttattctaatATATCAagttatattttaatattagaaaaaaatgcagtgcAGTTGGACACCAGCCCACATGTTACAGACTTTCCTGTGAAGGCTGACACCTCCATTTTGTCACGCACCATGCGCACCTCAGGCGACTCTGCAGAGGAAGTGGGACGTTTTTTACGACCTTGCACTTATCGTTGCATGGGAAAGATGCTTCTTGTGAGCCGTTAGGGAAAGAAATTGGAATGTGCTAAGTTGCTAAATATACATTTCACTAAACTTAATTCAgaacacaaaacaagaaaatgaggttcatttcaacatattttattgcagggtgcacaaaatacaaaagaggtagttgacaaaataatttaaaagcaataataaactttttttgttgtggtaTAAAAAATGAGTAATGGGCTATATACAATTATTTACAGCAATAAATAGGAATAGGAAATATATTAACACACTATGCGCATCATTGGAAATGTTAGTTGAGCTCCTTTGGCATCTCTATCAgcacttcttcctcctcttcctcatcttcatcatcctcgTTTTCCTCTGTATCTTCTTCACTGGAGGAAGAGTCTTCACAGGGGCAGATGGTGGCTTGGACCGGGTAGTTCCGAAGGAGTATCTCGGCTTCCCGGTACAGATAATCAAAGCATTTGGTTTTGGGCCAGTACAACctttaaaaaatgatatggaggacaaaaaaaaaatgaaaacaccgTTGgagcataaaaaataaattcattagattaaaatagtttaaaatataattatttaaaaatttactgagatgtaaaaaaaaaataaaaaattacttGACTGGATGAACGAAAAGGGCTGGTTTGGGTTGCGCTTCAGCAGGATTGAAAGGAGCCTGAAAGTTGAAGGTCTTCATTAGACTTTTCCATCCGTGCAAAATATATTCACGAATGTGCAATGAAGTCAAATTTACCATAAGTATGGAAGTTGTCGTCTCGGTTCTAATCCAAGGTCTCCACATGTTGGACGCTTGGTTCGCGTCGTTGTCGTGAGGCACCAAAAGATTAAATCCACCGCGAGCGTTCATGTTTGCAAAGAAGAGCGAAGATGCCGCTGGCGGTCCGAGCCGAGTTCGTCCCGTCGAGAAGTCGCGATGTTGCAAAGTGGGTGCGTCATGAAGCGGATGCAGCTATTTAACAGGCTGCTCGAGCCGAGCGCCAAATTGGACTTTTGACGCGTCGCCAAGTGTCTCCATGCGCCACGGTGCGGAGGTGTGAAATCACACATGAGCAAACTCCGAACATATGGGCCAAACTTGCTTTACTTTgggacattttaaattgtttgcGATTCCATTTTACGTCGT
The Syngnathus acus chromosome 24, fSynAcu1.2, whole genome shotgun sequence genome window above contains:
- the LOC119117982 gene encoding protein ripply2-like produces the protein MNARGGFNLLVPHDNDANQASNMWRPWIRTETTTSILMVNLTSLHIREYILHGWKSLMKTFNFQAPFNPAEAQPKPALFVHPVKLYWPKTKCFDYLYREAEILLRNYPVQATICPCEDSSSSEEDTEENEDDEDEEEEEEVLIEMPKELN